In a genomic window of Pseudomonadota bacterium:
- a CDS encoding LysR family transcriptional regulator — MKLSYKLWLDNDGKVFGEGPCNLLRSIEKTGSLHQGAKEMGISYRKAWNLLRDIESRLGFALIDRRAGGTSGGGSKITIAGRTLLERYETFCQEAEEKLQEAFNKHFPDSKSGKITAK; from the coding sequence ATGAAGCTGAGCTATAAATTATGGCTTGACAATGATGGAAAAGTCTTTGGGGAAGGACCATGTAACCTTTTGAGGAGCATTGAGAAAACCGGTTCACTCCATCAGGGCGCGAAGGAGATGGGTATCTCTTATCGAAAGGCATGGAATCTACTGCGCGATATCGAAAGTCGGCTCGGATTTGCGTTGATCGATCGAAGAGCAGGAGGGACTTCCGGTGGTGGGTCTAAGATCACCATCGCTGGTAGGACTTTGCTTGAGCGATACGAAACATTTTGCCAGGAGGCTGAGGAAAAGCTCCAAGAAGCATTTAATAAGCACTTTCCAGATTCCAAAAGCGGTAAAATAACGGCAAAATAA